A single region of the Drosophila takahashii strain IR98-3 E-12201 chromosome 2R, DtakHiC1v2, whole genome shotgun sequence genome encodes:
- the betaTub56D gene encoding tubulin beta-1 chain — translation MREIVHIQAGQCGNQIGAKFWEIISDEHGIDATGAYHGDSDLQLERINVYYNEASGGKYVPRAVLVDLEPGTMDSVRSGPFGQIFRPDNFVFGQSGAGNNWAKGHYTEGAELVDSVLDVVRKEAESCDCLQGFQLTHSLGGGTGSGMGTLLISKIREEYPDRIMNTYSVVPSPKVSDTVVEPYNATLSVHQLVENTDETYCIDNEALYDICFRTLKLTTPTYGDLNHLVSLTMSGVTTCLRFPGQLNADLRKLAVNMVPFPRLHFFMPGFAPLTSRGSQQYRALTVPELTQQMFDAKNMMAACDPRHGRYLTVAAIFRGRMSMKEVDEQMLNIQNKNSSYFVEWIPNNVKTAVCDIPPRGLKMSATFIGNSTAIQELFKRISEQFTAMFRRKAFLHWYTGEGMDEMEFTEAESNMNDLVSEYQQYQEATADEDAEFEEEQEAEVDEN, via the exons atgagGGAAATCGTTCACATCCAAGCTGGTCAGTGCGGCAACCAAATCGGCGCCAAG TTCTGGGAGATCATCTCCGATGAGCACGGCATCGATGCCACCGGCGCCTACCACGGTGACAGCGACCTGCAGCTGGAGCGCATCAATGTGTACTACAACGAGGCCTCCGGCGGCAAGTACGTGCCCCGCGCCGTCCTGGTCGATCTGGAGCCCGGCACCATGGACTCTGTGCGCTCGGGACCCTTTGGCCAGATCTTCAGGCCCGACAACTTTGTGTTCGGCCAGTCGGGAGCCGGCAACAACTGGGCCAAGGGTCATTACACAGAAGGCGCCGAGCTGGTCGACTCGGTGCTCGATGTTGTGCGCAAGGAGGCCGAATCCTGCGACTGCCTGCAAGGCTTCCAACTCACACACTCCCTGGGCGGCGGCACTGGCTCCGGTATGGGAACCCTGCTGATTTCCAAGATCCGCGAGGAGTATCCCGACAGGATCATGAACACATACTCGGTGGTGCCGTCGCCCAAGGTGTCGGACACCGTGGTGGAGCCCTACAACGCCACGCTGTCGGTGCACCAGCTGGTGGAGAACACGGACGAGACCTACTGCATCGACAACGAGGCTCTCTACGACATCTGCTTCCGCACCCTCAAGCTGACGACACCCACATACGGTGACCTGAACCATCTCGTCTCCCTGACCATGTCCGGCGTGACCACCTGCCTGCGTTTCCCCGGCCAACTGAACGCTGATCTCCGCAAGCTGGCCGTCAACATGGTGCCCTTCCCCCGTCTCCACTTCTTCATGCCCGGCTTCGCTCCCCTCACCTCCCGAGGCTCCCAGCAGTACCGTGCTTTGACCGTTCCCGAGCTGACCCAGCAGATGTTCGATGCCAAGAACATGATGGCCGCCTGCGATCCCCGCCACGGACGCTACCTGACCGTCGCCGCCATCTTCCGCGGACGCATGTCCATGAAGGAGGTCGACGAGCAGATGCTGAACATCCAGAACAAGAACAGCTCGTACTTCGTCGAGTGGATCCCGAACAACGTGAAGACCGCCGTGTGCGACATCCCGCCGCGTGGACTGAAGATGTCCGCCACCTTCATCGGCAACTCCACCGCCATCCAGGAGCTGTTCAAGCGCATCTCCGAGCAGTTCACCGCCATGTTCAGGCGCAAGGCTTTCTTGCATTGGTACACCGGCGAGGGCATGGACGAGATGGAGTTCACCGAGGCCGAGAGCAACATGAACGATCTGGTTTCCGAGTACCAGCAGTACCAGGAGGCCACCGCCGACGAGGACGCCGAgttcgaggaggagcaggaggctgAGGTCGACGAGAACTAA
- the LOC108068688 gene encoding uncharacterized protein, protein MISLLIPLAATAIPICAILFVTGTFLFKGFINIRSRYNARVNCWFCNGNARVPYADRNSWTCPKCEQYNGFTKDGDYNRDMTSQRDCSVGSQKNSSQGSSSICANSYYQDVLAANPPAPKNGLCDQCNEAQRLKVEKLSQFEPKNESRFDQELKVYRERLEKQYRLCSSCERHVNKVLHEKKKMVLSSKFLNYIIKGASLLKQPHFNRLASAQKQYKLQRYRAIMTILTVVNILCLLCRLPHGTASQFTTFLGKFVGLALFYAYSHVLAFIRVVTSAVGIFLEQRETTAKLLLYGRTFGKLLLYSVGLSQQQVQQATFASCFIGVYPYAMLALSFLHKINDGLKFTRFTIALLLWSAYATGMELLTAHIDGISFILVGSVFTLGLLITNRSNLLSQTSQDESACESFHRLCADECDEETLSMLSQQLSGCSNTSNGNLSLPSASVCHSPAPTISQRTIQPPASLLSLDSLHLSKQRMEQQAWASTYGGASTVAPQPQHAMMFQQKPMRPLETQWYRPGSGNMAQSQGFARSTHNLLMPARLPAMSRNVGGADVSAWVAANQSINQDLSTASLMRHYEEKQQQLSRTSSQSSGFESQTRPETQWGTAAPTIRDYGWSENRGSQRNLAAIPPPLASPTPTLAAASEFQYSRTTVPQQQPTIQPGDLLRKWIEGSSKASQLIH, encoded by the exons ATGATAAGCCTACTCATACCGCTGGCGGCGACGGCAATACCGATATGTGCGATTCTCTTTGTGACCGGCACGTTTCTGTTCAAGGGATTCATTAATATACG CTCCCGCTACAATGCCCGCGTAAACTGTTGGTTCTGCAATGGCAACGCACGAGTTCCCTACGCGGATCGCAACAGTTGGACCTGCCCGAAATGCGAGCAGTACAATGGGTTCACCAAGGACGGCGACTACAACCGGGACATGACGTCGCAGCGGGACTGCAGCGTCGGTTCCCAGAAGAACAGCTCCCAGGGCAGCTCCAGCATCTGCGCCAACTCATATTACCAGGATGTCCTGGCCGCGAATCCTCCGGCCCCGAAGAACGGACTGTGCGACCAGTGCAATGAGGCGCAACGCCTGAAGGTCGAGAAACTGTCGCAATTCGAGCCCAAGAATGAGTCGCGATTCGACCAGGAACTGAAGGTTTACAG AGAACGACTGGAGAAGCAGTACCGCCTGTGCAGCAGCTGCGAACGGCACGTGAACAAAGTCCTGCACGAGAAGAAGAAAATGGTGCTGAGCTCCAAGTTCCTCAACTACATCATCAAGGGGGCATCGCTGCTCAAGCAGCCGCACTTCAATCGCCTGGCCAGTGCCCAAAAGCAGTACAAACTTCAGCGATATCGCGCTATAATGACCATCCTGACCGTGGTCAACATTCTATGCCTACTCTGCCGCCTGCCGCATGGAACAGCCAGCCAGTTTACGACTTTCCTCGGAAAATTCGTGGGATTAGCCTTGTTCTATGCCTACTCCCATGTGCTGGCCTTTATTCGAGTAGTGACTTCGGCCGTGGGTATTTTCCTGGAACAGCGGGAAACGACAGCCAAACTGTTATTATACGGACGCACCTTTGGCAAGCTATTGCTGTATTCGGTGGGATTGAGTCAACAGCAAGTGCAGCAGGCCACCTTCGCATCTTGTTTCATAGGGGTCTATCCATATGCCATGTTGGCCCTGAGTTTCCTGCACAAGATCAACGACGGGCTAAAGTTTACACGGTTCACAATAGCTCTACTTTTATGGAGTGCGTATGCCACGGGAATGGAACTCCTGACTGCTCATATAGATGGAATCTCTTTCATA CTTGTGGGCAGTGTTTTCACCCTTGGCTTGTTGATCACCAACCGCTCGAATCTGCTCAGTCAAACGAGTCAGGACGAGTCCGCCTGCGAGAGTTTCCATCGCCTCTGTGCCGACGAATGCGACGAGGAAACGCTGAGCATGCTAAGTCAACAGTTGAGTGGTTGCAGCAATACCAGCAATGGCAACCTTTCCCTGCCAAGCGCCTCCGTTTGCCATTCACCCGCTCCTACAATCTCGCAGCGAACAATTCAGCCGCCCGCTTCTTTGCTGTCCTTGGATTCACTGCATCTGTCCAAGCAGCGGATGGAACAGCAGGCCTGGGCATCGACCTATGGAGGAGCGTCTACAGTTGCGCCGCAACCGCAACATGCGATGATGTTCCAGCAGAAGCCGATGAGGCCATTGGAGACCCAATGGTATCGCCCTGGATCCGGTAACATGGCCCAAAGCCAGGGCTTCGCCAGGTCCACGCACAATCTGTTGATGCCAGCGCGTTTGCCGGCCATGAGCCGGAATGTCGGCGGAGCTGATGTGAGCGCCTGGGTGGCGGCCAATCAAAGTATCAACCAGGACCTAAGCACTGCCAGTCTAATGAGACACTACGAGGAGAAACAGCAGCAACTCTCACGCACCTCGTCCCAATCTTCCGGATTTGAATCGCAGACCCGACCAGAAACTCAGTGGGGAACAGCTGCGCCGACAATAAGGGACTACGGCTGGTCCGAGAACCGAGGAAGTCAGCGAAACCTGGCTGCTATTCCGCCGCCCCTAGCATCGCCCACACCCACATTGGCAGCGGCCAGTGAATTTCAGTACTCGCGGACAACTGTGCCGCAGCAACAGCCAACAATTCAGCCGGGAGATTTACTCAGAAAATGGATCGAGGGCAGTTCCAAGGCCTCGCAGCTAATCCACTGA